One segment of Streptomyces sp. NBC_00576 DNA contains the following:
- a CDS encoding PucR family transcriptional regulator, whose product MLTTTTLEPALSVRQVLGLERVLAGEPEVVAGAGQLDRAVRWVHVAEAADVGVMLSGGEMVLTTGVLLAGDEEAQAEYIRSLHRAEASAVVLGLGRAFPAPPDVMRRAAERCGLPMVVLHRPFPFAELTEEVQSRLVRRKFAAVSLSEAVRTALTGLITSGAPLQSLLDEVASHSGCPVVVTNLAHRVLATSGERSSVDDVLRDWERISRQAGGSEGDGWIRAELGGRGERWGRIVLCGYRGDVATGRLLADRAAEALVLHRMLGGSVHTWEEQSAQSLLTDLVSGVVPARQLLPRARAAGLPVNRRTFVPLVVRHGDPAELDRVLRLLGLSGLVAELADDATAVLLSLARDQDAKALAAHFALRLRTETGGVRTVVAAAEALASWDDVPTGLREALHVAAAVADTPAGQELPVLVHLRDVRLRGLVRLLRDDPHVQAFAERELDGLLCGAVGESELLPVLRTYLATGRNKSRTAQLHHVSRPALYRRLEAIQTRLGLDLDDFEQAASVHIALLAHDAQQGR is encoded by the coding sequence ATGCTCACGACCACCACCTTGGAACCCGCCCTGTCGGTCCGCCAGGTCCTCGGCCTGGAACGGGTGCTCGCGGGCGAGCCCGAGGTGGTGGCCGGGGCCGGCCAGCTCGACCGGGCCGTGCGCTGGGTGCACGTCGCCGAGGCCGCCGATGTCGGCGTGATGCTCAGCGGCGGTGAGATGGTGCTCACGACGGGGGTGCTGCTCGCCGGGGACGAGGAGGCCCAGGCCGAGTACATCCGCTCGCTCCACCGCGCGGAGGCCTCCGCCGTCGTTCTCGGGCTCGGCCGCGCCTTCCCCGCCCCGCCGGACGTCATGCGGCGCGCTGCCGAGCGGTGCGGGCTGCCGATGGTGGTGCTCCACCGGCCGTTCCCCTTCGCGGAGTTGACGGAGGAGGTCCAGTCCCGGCTCGTGCGGCGGAAGTTCGCCGCCGTGAGCCTGTCCGAGGCCGTACGGACCGCTCTCACGGGGCTCATCACCTCCGGCGCCCCGCTGCAGAGTCTCCTCGACGAGGTCGCCTCGCACAGCGGCTGTCCCGTCGTCGTCACCAACCTTGCCCATCGCGTCCTCGCCACGTCGGGGGAGCGGTCGTCCGTCGACGACGTGCTGCGTGACTGGGAGCGCATCTCCCGGCAGGCCGGCGGGAGCGAGGGCGACGGGTGGATCCGGGCCGAGCTGGGCGGGCGCGGGGAACGCTGGGGGCGGATCGTGCTGTGCGGGTACCGAGGTGACGTCGCCACCGGACGGCTGCTCGCCGACCGGGCCGCCGAGGCACTCGTCCTGCACCGCATGCTCGGGGGCTCCGTGCACACCTGGGAGGAGCAGTCCGCGCAGAGCCTGCTGACGGACCTGGTGAGCGGAGTCGTACCGGCCCGGCAACTGCTGCCGCGGGCGCGGGCCGCCGGGCTGCCCGTCAACCGGCGGACGTTTGTGCCGCTGGTCGTACGGCACGGTGACCCCGCCGAACTCGACCGCGTACTACGGCTGTTGGGGCTGTCGGGGCTGGTCGCCGAGCTCGCCGACGACGCGACCGCCGTCCTGCTGAGCCTCGCCCGGGACCAGGACGCCAAGGCGCTGGCCGCGCACTTCGCGCTCCGGCTGCGCACCGAGACCGGCGGGGTCCGGACCGTCGTGGCCGCCGCCGAGGCGCTCGCCTCCTGGGACGACGTACCCACCGGACTGCGCGAGGCGCTGCACGTCGCCGCGGCTGTCGCGGACACCCCGGCGGGGCAGGAGCTGCCGGTGCTGGTGCATCTGAGGGACGTACGGTTGCGCGGCCTTGTCCGGCTGCTGCGGGACGATCCGCACGTCCAGGCGTTCGCGGAGCGGGAGCTGGACGGGCTGCTGTGCGGGGCCGTGGGCGAGTCCGAGCTGCTGCCCGTACTGCGGACCTATCTCGCCACCGGGCGCAACAAGTCACGCACCGCGCAACTGCACCACGTTTCGCGGCCCGCGCTCTACCGTCGGCTGGAGGCGATACAGACGCGGCTCGGGCTCGATCTCGACGACTTCGAGCAGGCCGCCTCCGTGCATATCGCACTCCTCGCGCACGACGCTCAGCAAGGTCGATGA
- a CDS encoding aspartate aminotransferase family protein → MSDLYGRHKAVLPDWLALYYADPIEITHGEGRYVWDAAGKRYLDFFGGILTTMTAHALPEITKAVSEQAGRIIHSSTLYLNRPMVELAERIAQLSGIPDARVFFTTSGTEANDTALLLATSYRRSNQILAMRNSYHGRSFSTVGITGNKGWSPTSLSPLQTLYVHGGVRTRGPYAELSDDEFIAACVADLEDLLGHVRPPAALIAEPIQGVGGFTSPPDGLYAAFRRVLDERGILWIADEVQTGWGRTGEHFWGWQAHAENGPPDIVTFAKGIGNGMSIGGVVARAEIMNCLDSNSISTFGGTQITMAAGLANLTYLLEHDLQGNARRVGGLLIERLRAVTAQLPGVREVRGRGLMIGVELVKPGTDTADPETAAAVLEAAREEGLLLGKGGGHNTSALRIAPPLSLTVAEAEEGAAILERALRSCVQ, encoded by the coding sequence GTGAGCGATCTGTACGGGCGTCACAAGGCGGTTCTGCCGGACTGGCTCGCCCTCTACTACGCGGACCCGATCGAGATCACGCACGGCGAGGGCCGGTACGTGTGGGACGCGGCCGGGAAGCGGTACCTCGACTTCTTCGGCGGCATCCTCACCACGATGACCGCGCACGCGCTGCCCGAGATCACCAAGGCGGTGAGCGAACAGGCCGGGCGGATCATCCACTCGTCCACGCTCTACCTCAACCGGCCGATGGTCGAACTCGCCGAGCGCATCGCCCAGTTGTCCGGCATCCCGGACGCCCGCGTCTTCTTCACCACCTCCGGCACGGAGGCCAACGACACGGCGCTGCTCCTCGCCACCTCCTACCGGCGCAGCAACCAGATCCTGGCGATGCGCAACAGCTACCACGGCCGTTCGTTCAGCACGGTCGGCATCACCGGCAACAAGGGCTGGTCCCCGACCTCCCTGTCCCCCCTCCAGACCCTGTACGTCCACGGTGGCGTCCGCACCCGTGGTCCGTACGCCGAGCTGAGCGACGACGAGTTCATCGCCGCCTGCGTCGCCGACCTGGAGGACCTGCTCGGGCACGTCCGCCCGCCCGCCGCCCTGATCGCCGAGCCCATCCAGGGCGTCGGCGGCTTCACCTCGCCGCCCGACGGGCTGTACGCGGCCTTCCGCCGGGTGCTTGATGAACGCGGCATCCTGTGGATCGCCGACGAGGTGCAGACCGGCTGGGGCCGCACGGGCGAGCACTTCTGGGGCTGGCAGGCGCACGCGGAGAACGGTCCGCCGGACATCGTCACCTTCGCCAAGGGCATCGGCAACGGCATGTCCATCGGCGGGGTCGTGGCCCGCGCCGAGATCATGAACTGCCTCGACTCCAACTCCATCTCCACCTTCGGCGGCACCCAGATCACCATGGCCGCCGGCCTCGCCAACCTCACCTACCTCCTGGAACACGACCTCCAGGGCAACGCCCGGCGCGTCGGCGGACTCCTCATCGAACGGCTGCGTGCCGTCACCGCACAGCTTCCGGGCGTACGGGAGGTCCGTGGGCGCGGGCTGATGATCGGCGTCGAGCTGGTGAAGCCGGGCACCGACACCGCCGACCCGGAGACCGCCGCTGCCGTGCTCGAAGCGGCCCGGGAAGAGGGGCTGCTCCTCGGCAAGGGCGGCGGCCACAACACCAGCGCGCTGCGTATCGCACCGCCACTGTCGCTCACCGTCGCGGAGGCCGAGGAGGGTGCCGCGATCCTCGAACGTGCTCTGAGGAGCTGCGTCCAGTAA
- a CDS encoding nitrilase-related carbon-nitrogen hydrolase, with protein sequence MANVVRAALVQATWTGDTESMVAKHVEHAREAARQGAKVIGFQEVFNAPYFCQVQEPEHYRWAEPVPDGPTVTRMQELARETGMVIVVPVFEVEQSGFYYNTAAVIDADGTYLGKYRKHHIPQVKGFWEKYYFKPGNAGWPVFETAVGKVGVYICYDRHFPEGWRQLGLNGAQLVYNPSATHRGLSSHLWQLEQPAAAVANEYFVAAINRVGQEEYGDNDFYGTSYFVNPRGQFVGEVASDKDEELVVRDLDFDLIEEVRQQWAFYRDRRPDAYEGLVQP encoded by the coding sequence ATGGCCAACGTCGTACGTGCCGCTCTGGTCCAGGCCACCTGGACCGGCGACACCGAGTCCATGGTCGCCAAACATGTGGAGCACGCCCGTGAGGCCGCCCGGCAGGGCGCCAAGGTCATCGGATTCCAGGAAGTCTTCAACGCGCCCTACTTCTGCCAGGTCCAGGAGCCCGAGCACTACCGCTGGGCCGAGCCCGTGCCCGACGGGCCGACGGTCACCCGTATGCAGGAGCTGGCGCGCGAGACCGGCATGGTCATCGTCGTACCCGTGTTCGAGGTCGAGCAGTCCGGGTTCTACTACAACACCGCGGCCGTGATCGACGCCGACGGCACCTACCTCGGCAAGTACCGCAAGCACCACATTCCGCAGGTCAAGGGGTTCTGGGAGAAGTACTACTTCAAACCCGGCAACGCCGGCTGGCCCGTCTTCGAGACGGCCGTGGGGAAGGTCGGTGTCTACATCTGCTACGACCGGCACTTCCCGGAGGGCTGGCGCCAGCTCGGTCTGAACGGCGCACAGCTCGTCTACAACCCGTCCGCGACCCACCGGGGCCTCTCCTCCCACCTGTGGCAGCTGGAGCAGCCCGCGGCGGCCGTCGCCAACGAGTACTTTGTCGCCGCCATCAACCGGGTCGGCCAGGAGGAGTACGGGGACAACGACTTCTACGGGACCTCGTACTTCGTGAACCCGCGCGGCCAGTTCGTCGGCGAGGTCGCGAGCGACAAGGACGAGGAACTCGTCGTGCGAGATCTTGATTTCGATCTCATCGAGGAAGTCCGGCAGCAGTGGGCCTTCTACCGGGACCGGCGGCCGGACGCGTACGAAGGGCTGGTGCAGCCGTGA
- a CDS encoding helix-turn-helix domain-containing protein → MVRTPLTPEERERGERLGRLLREARGGRSMAEIAARAGISAETLRKIETGRAPTPAFFTVAALAPVLGLSMDELIGRCAPPAPIAA, encoded by the coding sequence ATGGTACGCACTCCTCTCACTCCCGAAGAGCGTGAACGCGGCGAACGGCTCGGCCGGTTGCTGCGTGAGGCACGCGGTGGCCGCAGCATGGCGGAGATCGCGGCCCGCGCCGGGATCTCCGCCGAGACCCTCCGTAAAATCGAGACAGGCCGTGCGCCGACCCCGGCCTTCTTCACGGTCGCGGCGCTGGCGCCGGTTCTCGGGCTGTCCATGGACGAACTCATCGGGCGGTGCGCGCCGCCCGCCCCGATCGCGGCGTGA
- the map gene encoding type I methionyl aminopeptidase — protein MVELKTDTAIGAMYETGQVVGRGLTAVQEAADVGVSLRELDEVAHEVLRAAGATSPFLGYRPSFAPTPFPAVLCLSVNDAIVHGIPDDYRLRDGDLVSADFGAELGGWAGDSAISFIVGEPRPADVRLVETAERALAAGIAAAVVGNRIGDIAHAIGEVCRTAGYGIPDGFGGHGIGRRMHEDPPVPNEGRPGRGMPLRHGLVLAIEPMLIGSGKDGYHEAPDGWTLRTNDGSRAAHAEHTVAITESGPRVLTARQEARTSRA, from the coding sequence ATGGTGGAACTCAAGACGGACACAGCAATCGGCGCCATGTACGAGACTGGCCAGGTGGTCGGCAGAGGCCTGACCGCCGTCCAGGAAGCCGCTGACGTGGGCGTTTCTCTACGAGAGCTGGACGAGGTGGCGCACGAGGTGCTGCGCGCGGCCGGGGCGACCTCCCCCTTCCTCGGCTACCGCCCCTCCTTCGCGCCCACCCCGTTCCCGGCGGTGCTCTGCCTCTCGGTGAACGACGCGATCGTGCACGGCATCCCGGACGACTACCGGCTGCGCGACGGCGACCTCGTCTCCGCCGACTTCGGCGCCGAACTGGGCGGCTGGGCCGGCGACTCGGCGATCAGCTTCATCGTGGGCGAACCACGCCCGGCCGACGTACGGCTCGTCGAGACCGCCGAGCGGGCCCTCGCGGCGGGCATCGCGGCGGCGGTCGTCGGCAACCGCATCGGCGACATCGCGCACGCGATCGGCGAGGTGTGCCGTACGGCGGGGTACGGCATCCCCGACGGCTTCGGCGGCCACGGCATCGGCCGCCGTATGCACGAGGACCCCCCGGTCCCCAACGAGGGCCGCCCGGGCCGGGGCATGCCGCTGCGCCACGGGCTGGTCCTGGCGATCGAGCCCATGCTGATCGGCAGCGGCAAGGACGGCTACCACGAGGCCCCGGACGGCTGGACCCTCCGCACGAACGACGGCTCCCGCGCGGCCCATGCGGAACACACGGTGGCGATCACGGAGTCGGGGCCGCGGGTGCTCACGGCGCGGCAGGAGGCGCGTACGAGCCGGGCGTGA
- a CDS encoding GNAT family N-acetyltransferase: MPAAHQGVLPAAENRAKWQAGTRALSDERCLLLAEQNGELRGFIHLDTSADGRVHVDDLHARLGRLDAGVGRILLHLDCAWAARRHPGRDVCLEVLRGNARAISFYERAGGLRTAERPLRMDAGFTRTEIDYT; encoded by the coding sequence ATGCCCGCCGCGCATCAGGGCGTCCTGCCGGCGGCGGAGAACCGCGCGAAGTGGCAGGCAGGCACGAGGGCGCTGTCCGACGAGCGGTGTCTGCTGCTCGCCGAGCAGAACGGCGAGCTGCGCGGCTTCATCCATCTGGACACGTCCGCGGACGGCCGGGTCCACGTGGACGACCTGCACGCCCGGCTGGGCCGCCTCGACGCCGGCGTCGGCCGCATCCTGCTGCACCTCGACTGCGCCTGGGCGGCCCGTCGGCACCCCGGCCGGGATGTCTGCCTGGAGGTGCTGCGCGGCAACGCCCGCGCGATCTCGTTCTACGAGCGCGCGGGCGGCCTGCGCACCGCCGAACGCCCCCTGCGGATGGACGCCGGCTTCACCCGGACGGAGATCGACTACACCTGA
- the ggt gene encoding gamma-glutamyltransferase has translation MRRPVARNLAVLAVSAAVVSVGAAAPPSATTSTDAAAGTSVKKVPVAVGYGGAVASVDADASAAGIEVLRKGGNAVDAAVATAAALGVTEPYSNGIGGGGYFVYYNAKSRTVQTLDGRETAPLTADSGLFLENGQPIAFADAVTSGLGVGTPGTPATWQAALDSWGSERLGTLLKPAERLARDGFTVDATFRSQTASNEARFRSFPDTAKLFLPGGALPVVGSSFKNPELARTYEELGRKGVGALYRGKLAKEIVDTVNKPPVDPGSGYNARPGDLSLRDLAAYRVKRQAPTKTSYRGLGVYSMAPSSSGGTTVGEALNILEETDLSKASEVQFLHRYIEASRISFADRGRWVGDPAFEDVPTKELLSQSYADSRECLIKDDAVLTSPVAPGDPRHPTACTSTGIAAPTTYEGENTTHLTVADKWGNVVSYTLTIEQTGGSGITVPGRGFLLNNELTDFSFAPASPAVHDPNLPGPGKRPRSSMSPTIVLDAHGKPVVALGSPGGASIITTVLQTLTGFLDRGLPLVDAIAAPRASQRNQTTTELEPGLWDSELRTKLEAIGHGFRLNPEIGAATGVQRLPNGKWLAAAETARRGGGSAMVVRPAS, from the coding sequence ATGCGTCGCCCTGTCGCGCGGAATCTGGCGGTCCTGGCGGTTTCGGCTGCCGTGGTGTCGGTGGGGGCGGCGGCTCCGCCCTCCGCGACCACGTCCACGGACGCGGCTGCGGGTACGTCGGTGAAGAAGGTCCCGGTCGCCGTCGGATACGGCGGTGCCGTGGCAAGCGTCGACGCGGATGCCTCGGCTGCCGGGATCGAGGTGTTGCGCAAGGGTGGCAACGCGGTGGACGCCGCTGTCGCCACGGCTGCCGCGCTCGGGGTGACGGAGCCCTACTCCAACGGCATCGGCGGAGGCGGCTACTTCGTCTACTACAACGCCAAGTCCCGTACGGTACAGACGCTCGACGGCCGCGAAACGGCACCCCTGACGGCCGACTCGGGCCTGTTCCTGGAGAACGGGCAGCCCATCGCCTTCGCCGACGCCGTCACCAGCGGACTGGGCGTCGGTACGCCGGGCACGCCCGCGACCTGGCAGGCGGCACTGGACAGTTGGGGCAGCGAACGGCTCGGGACGCTGCTGAAGCCGGCGGAGCGGCTCGCGCGGGACGGCTTCACCGTGGACGCCACGTTCAGATCGCAGACCGCGTCCAACGAGGCGCGGTTCAGATCCTTCCCGGACACGGCGAAGCTGTTCCTGCCCGGCGGTGCGCTGCCGGTGGTCGGGTCGAGCTTCAAGAACCCCGAACTGGCGCGTACGTACGAGGAGTTGGGACGCAAGGGCGTCGGTGCCCTGTATCGGGGGAAGCTGGCGAAGGAGATCGTCGACACGGTCAACAAGCCGCCGGTGGACCCGGGTTCGGGCTACAACGCGCGCCCCGGCGATCTGTCGCTGAGGGACCTGGCGGCCTACCGGGTGAAGCGGCAGGCGCCCACGAAGACGTCGTACCGCGGCCTGGGCGTCTACTCGATGGCACCCTCCTCGTCGGGCGGTACGACGGTCGGTGAGGCCCTCAACATCCTTGAGGAGACGGACCTTTCGAAGGCGAGCGAGGTCCAGTTCCTGCACCGCTACATCGAGGCGAGCCGGATCTCCTTCGCGGACCGGGGACGCTGGGTGGGCGACCCGGCCTTCGAGGACGTACCGACCAAGGAGCTGCTGTCGCAGTCGTACGCCGACTCGCGGGAGTGCCTGATCAAGGACGACGCGGTCCTCACGAGCCCGGTCGCGCCCGGGGACCCGCGCCACCCGACTGCCTGCACGAGCACCGGCATCGCGGCGCCGACGACGTACGAGGGCGAGAACACGACGCATCTGACGGTGGCCGACAAGTGGGGCAACGTCGTGTCGTACACGCTGACGATCGAGCAGACCGGGGGCAGCGGCATCACGGTCCCGGGTCGCGGTTTTCTCCTCAACAACGAACTGACGGACTTCTCCTTCGCCCCGGCCAGTCCGGCCGTCCACGACCCGAACCTGCCGGGCCCGGGCAAGCGACCGCGCTCGTCGATGTCGCCGACGATCGTCCTGGACGCACACGGCAAGCCGGTGGTCGCCCTCGGGTCCCCGGGTGGCGCGAGCATCATCACCACCGTCCTCCAGACTCTGACGGGCTTCCTGGACCGGGGGCTACCGCTGGTCGACGCGATCGCCGCACCGCGCGCGAGCCAGCGCAACCAGACGACCACCGAGCTTGAACCGGGCCTGTGGGACAGCGAGTTGAGGACCAAGCTGGAGGCCATCGGCCACGGCTTCCGGCTCAACCCCGAGATCGGCGCGGCGACCGGCGTACAGCGTCTGCCGAACGGCAAGTGGCTGGCGGCAGCCGAGACAGCGCGACGGGGTGGCGGGTCGGCCATGGTGGTGCGGCCGGCGTCCTGA